Proteins co-encoded in one Longimicrobium terrae genomic window:
- a CDS encoding PIG-L deacetylase family protein, with the protein MASKTLLVGLAHPDDEVGAAGTMLAQRARGDRVVVVWLTRGEMTEAFGPIPSDEVAAIRTEHGRIAGEILGVETRFLDFHDCSVHADPAAARQVAQVIAEFRPDALITWGDAWGRGMRHPDHQASGKIFRDAITLARIAKVVGPTVPHREAVPVFTYRGAHSTLPAVAVDVSAYRDQIHELGRFYRESIGFGDADWIDQRLRMSGEPFGLQYAEVYDAWETRGGLFPSLLPAELEGELRHPDRPL; encoded by the coding sequence ATGGCAAGCAAGACGCTGCTGGTGGGGCTGGCGCACCCGGACGATGAAGTCGGCGCCGCCGGGACGATGCTCGCGCAGCGGGCGCGCGGTGACCGCGTGGTGGTCGTGTGGCTTACGCGCGGGGAAATGACGGAGGCGTTCGGGCCCATTCCGTCGGACGAGGTGGCGGCCATCCGCACGGAGCACGGCCGCATCGCCGGCGAAATCCTGGGTGTGGAGACGCGGTTTCTGGATTTCCACGACTGCTCCGTCCACGCGGACCCGGCGGCGGCGCGGCAGGTGGCGCAGGTGATCGCGGAGTTCCGTCCCGACGCACTGATCACGTGGGGCGATGCGTGGGGACGCGGAATGCGGCATCCGGACCACCAAGCGTCGGGCAAGATCTTTCGTGACGCCATCACTCTGGCGCGCATTGCCAAGGTCGTGGGCCCCACGGTGCCGCACCGGGAGGCGGTTCCCGTCTTTACCTACCGCGGGGCGCACTCCACGCTTCCGGCGGTGGCGGTGGACGTGTCCGCGTATCGCGACCAGATCCACGAACTCGGCCGCTTCTACCGCGAAAGCATCGGCTTTGGCGACGCGGACTGGATCGACCAGCGGCTGCGGATGTCCGGCGAGCCGTTCGGGTTGCAGTACGCGGAGGTGTACGATGCGTGGGAAACGCGCGGCGGGCTCTTTCCCAGCCTGCTCCCCGCCGAACTGGAAGGCGAACTCCGCCACCCGGACCGGCCGCTCTGA
- a CDS encoding M48 family metallopeptidase, whose product MTDPARATRILTQIDPRSWEHPADRAALNALRRIPVFDQVLRTLFGFFGEKPLRLAFLSGSVRVSETQYGRVHRLYADACQTLDAPRYPLYVQQNVELNAFAFGMQQPFIVLNSATVQALDDDELRFILGHEVGHVLSGHSLYLTMMRILIQLSHVGFPIVGLVATPVLLALQEWHRKAELSCDRAGILAVQNPEPALRTMMAFAGGKNATGNLDEFMRQAEEYRETSDIADQVFKVLNVLWLSHPAPVLRAAEMRTWFESGGYERILAGEYRRRGEPDSAYAEDLRAAGQSYREAAREGFTNAQQAARRVVDSFRQGFGARE is encoded by the coding sequence ATGACCGATCCGGCGCGCGCCACGCGCATTCTTACGCAGATCGACCCGCGCAGCTGGGAGCACCCGGCGGACCGCGCCGCGCTCAACGCCCTGCGCCGCATTCCCGTGTTTGACCAGGTGCTGCGCACCCTGTTCGGCTTCTTTGGCGAAAAGCCGCTGCGGCTTGCGTTCCTGTCCGGCAGCGTGCGCGTGAGCGAAACGCAGTACGGGCGCGTGCACCGGCTGTACGCCGACGCGTGCCAGACGCTGGACGCGCCCCGTTATCCGCTGTACGTGCAGCAGAACGTGGAGCTGAACGCCTTTGCCTTCGGGATGCAGCAGCCCTTCATCGTCCTCAACAGCGCCACGGTGCAGGCGCTGGACGACGATGAACTGCGCTTCATTCTGGGCCACGAGGTGGGGCACGTGCTCAGCGGCCACTCGCTGTACCTGACCATGATGCGCATCCTCATTCAGCTTTCCCACGTGGGATTTCCCATCGTGGGACTGGTGGCCACGCCGGTGCTGCTGGCGCTTCAGGAGTGGCACCGCAAGGCGGAGCTGAGTTGCGACCGCGCCGGCATCCTGGCCGTGCAGAACCCCGAGCCGGCGCTGCGCACCATGATGGCGTTCGCGGGAGGCAAGAACGCCACGGGCAACCTGGACGAGTTCATGCGCCAGGCCGAGGAGTACCGCGAAACCAGCGACATCGCCGACCAGGTGTTCAAGGTGCTGAACGTTCTCTGGCTTTCCCACCCCGCGCCCGTGCTGCGCGCGGCGGAGATGCGGACGTGGTTCGAGTCGGGGGGCTACGAGCGCATTCTGGCGGGCGAGTACCGCCGCCGCGGCGAGCCGGATTCGGCGTACGCGGAGGATCTGCGCGCGGCCGGGCAGAGCTACCGCGAGGCGGCCAGGGAAGGCTTCACCAACGCGCAGCAGGCGGCGCGGCGGGTAGTGGATTCCTTCCGCCAGGGGTTCGGCGCGCGCGAGTAA